Below is a genomic region from Burkholderia pseudomultivorans.
GTTCGTCGCACTCGACGCATCGGGCGCCGGCAAGCCGTGCCTGCGACCGGAACTGGTCGCGCAGTTCGGCCTGAAGCCGTCGCTGCTGAAGGACCTGCCGCGCTTGCAGGGCGGACGCTGCGTCGATCTCGGCGCGATCGAGGGCGCGACCGTGCGCTACCTGAAAGGCGACGGGCGACTCAAGATCACGATTCCGCAGGCCGCGCTCGAGTTCACCGACTCGACCTACCTGCCGCCGGATCGCTGGTCCGAAGGGATCCCGGGCGCGATGCTCGACTATCGCGTGATCGCGAACACCAACCGCAACTTCGGCGCGGCCGGCGGGCAGACGAATTCGGTCCAGGCCTACGGGACGGTCGGCGCGAACTGGGACGCATGGCGGTTTCGCGGCGACTACCAGGCGCAGTCGAACGTGGGCAACACGGTGTACGCGGACCGCACGTTCCGCTTCAGCCGGCTTTACGCGTTCCGCGCGCTGCCGTCGATCCAGTCGACGGTGACGTTTGGCGACGACTATCTCAGCTCCGACATCTTCGACACGTTCGCGCTGACGGGCGTGTCGCTGCGCAGCGACGACCGCATGCTGCCGCCTTCGCTGCGCGGCTATGCGCCGCTGATCTCGGGCGTCGCGCGCACCAACGCGACCGTGACCGTGTCGCAGGCGGGCCGCGTGCTGTACGTGACGCGCGTCTCGCCGGGCGCGTTCGCGCTGCAGAACATCAACACGAGCGTGCAGGGCACGCTCGACGTCGCGGTCGAGGAAGAGGACGGCAGCGTACAGCGCTTCCAGGTGACGACCGCGGCCGTGCCGTTCCTCGCGCGCACCGGGCAGCTCCGCTACAAGGCCGCGATCGGCAAGCCGCGCCTGTTCGGCGGCGCGGGCATCACGCCGTTCTTCGGCTTCGGCGAGGCCGCCTACGGGCTGCCGTTCGACGTCACCGTGTACGGCGGCTTCATTGCCGCGTCGGGCTATACGTCGATCGCGCTCGGCGTCGGCCGCGACTTCGGCACGTTCGGCGCGCTGTCGGCCGACGTCACGCATGCGCGTGCCCGCCTGTGGTGGAGCGGCGCGACGCGCAACGGCAACTCGTACCGCATCAACTATTCGAAGCACTTCGACGGGCTCGACGCCGACGTGCGCTTCTTCGGCTATCGCTTCTCCGAGCGCGAATACACGAACTTCGCGCAGTTCTCGGGCGACCCGACCGCGTATGGCCTCGCGAACAGCAAGCAGCGCTATTCGGCGACGCTGTCCAAGCGCTTCGGCGACACCTCGACCTATTTCTCGTACGACCAGACGACCTACTGGTCGCGCACCTCCGAGCAGCGCGTGGGCCTGACGCTGACGCGCGCGTTCTCGATCGGCGCGCTGCGCAACCTGAACGTCAGCGTGTCGGCGTTTCGCACGCAGAGCGCGGGCGCGAGCGGCAACCAGTTTTCCGTTACCGCGACGCTGCCGATCGGCGGCCGCCACATCGTCTCGTCGAACCTGACGACGGGCAACGGCAGCACCAGCGTCAACGCGGGCTACCTGTACGACGCCGCGGACGGCCGCAGCTACCAGGTCAACGCGGGTGCGACCGACGGGCGCGCGTCGGCGAACGCGAGCTTCCGCCAGCGCACCTCCGCGTACCAGCTCACCGCGCAGGCGTCGACGGTCGCGAACGCGTATGCGGCCGCGTCGCTCGAAGTCGACGGCTCGTTCGTCGCGACGCAGTACGGCGTCGCCGCGCATGCGAACGGCAACGCGGGCGATACGCGCCTGCTGGTGTCGACCGACGGCGTGCCCGACGTGCCGCTGTCCGGCACGCTCGCGCATACCGACTCTCGCGGCTATGCGGTCCTCGACGGCATCTCGCCGTACAACGTGTACGACGCGGCCGTCAACGTCGAGAAACTGCCGCTCGAAGTGCAGGTGACGAACCCGATCCAGCGCATGGTGCTGACCGACGGCGCGATCGGCTTCGTCAAGTTCTCCGCCGCGCGCGGCAGCAACCTGTACCTGACGCTGACCGACCCGGCCGGCAAGCCGCTGCCGTTCGGCGCATCGGTGCAGGACGCGGCGAACGGCAAGGAGCTCGGCATCGTCGGCGAGGGCGGCGCCGCCTACCTCACGCAGGTGCAGCCGAAGTCGTCGCTCGCGGTGCGCGCGGGCGAGCGCACGCTCTGCACGATCGGCACGCTGCCGAACCAGCTCCAGCTCGAAGGCACGCCGATCCCGGTGACGTGCCAGACGCCCGGCGAGCCGCATGCAGCGGCCGCACGGGACGAACGATGATTTCCACAGATCTTGCGATGAACCCTTCCTACTCCGTTTCTTTCCTGCGGCGCGCATCGTGCGTGCTCGCCACCGCCGGCGCACTGCTGGCCGGCGCCGCGCAAGCGGCGATCGTGCCGGACCGCACGCGCGTGATCTTCAACGAAGGCGAGCAGGCCGCGATCGTCACCATCACCAACAAGAGCACGACCTATCCGTATCTGGTGCAGTCGTGGCTTGAGGATGCGAACGGCAACAAGATCACGTCGCCGCTGATGGTGGTGCCGCCGCTGCAGCGCGTCGAGGCCAACGAGCGCAACGTGCTGCGGATCGCGAAGCTGCCCGGCACCGCGCTGCCGGCCGATCGCGAATCGGTGTTCTACCTGAACATCCGCGAAGTGCCGCCGAAGACCGACACGCCGAACGCACTGCAGATCGCGCTGCATACGCAGATGAAGCTGTTCTACCGGCCGAAGGCCGTGCAGCCGGCGCGCGACGAGGACTGGACGCTGCCGATGACGCTGCGCGTCGACGCGGCCGCGCACCGGCTCGTGTTCGACAACCCGACGCCGTATCACGTGACCGTCGTCGACGTCAGCGCGGGCGCGCAGAAGACGCCGGTGCCGATGGAGCCGGTGATGGTGAGCCCGATGGCCAGGGCCGAGGTGCCGTTCAAGGCCGCGACGCCGTCGACGCTGTTCGTCACGCATATCGACGATTACGGCGGCCAGGTGGCGGTCGAGTATGCGTGCGATGCGGGCGCCTGCAGGAGCGTGAAGAAATGAGCGGCGTCCGCTTCAACCCGGGGGCGATCCGCCTGCCGGCATGGCTCGGGTGGTGCGCATTCGTGTTCTGCCTGATGCTGGCGCAGCCGGCTTGGGCCGTGCGCTGTGTCGCGAACGGCGGCGGCACGCTGCTGACCGAGTCGATCGGCAACGTCGCGTCGTATCCGACCGATGCGCCGGACGGCTACGTGATCTGGGTGTCGCCGCCGCGCACGACGACGGGATACTGCTACAAGGATCTCGGCGGCGACATGAAGACGTTCGGCGAATGGATCTACTTCTATGCGAACCCCGAGCAGCAGAATCCGGCCGCATGGGGGCTCGAGATCGGCATCCGCTACCTCGGACAGGACTACTTCGGCCGCAGCAGCCAGCCGGGCGACGGCGTGCAGACGAAGACGTACGTCGAGCCGTGCACGCTGAGCGATGCCGCCGTGAAGGCCGGGCGCTGCGAGAAGTTTCCGTTGAGCATCACCTACCAGGTGGTGGTGCGCAAGCGCGGCAACTGGGTGCGGCCGCCGTCGGACATCTATGCGGTGTTCCAGTTCGACGGCAAGGGCGGCCTGAACTACATCAACCCGAGTTTTCGCTACAAGCTGAGCGGCCTGCAGAATCTCAAGCCGACGCCGTGCATCGTCGACGTGAAGGTCACGCCCGAACCGGGCGTCGTGAAGTTCGGCCAGATCCAGGCGACCGGCAACGGCTTTTCGCCGACGGTGCCGCGCAAGCCGTTCAGCGTCGCGCTGACCAAGCAGTGCAACGTGGCGGTGCGCGTGGACGGCTACTTCGAAACCGCGCAGACGGTGCGCAACGGGCTGCTGGTGCCGGAAGCGAACAGCAATTTCGGGATCGGCATCGAAGACCGCAGCGGCAAGGCGATTCCGTTCAACGAGCAGTTCGTGCTCGCGCAGATGCCGGGCAACGTCAACTATCAGAGCGTGACGCTCGATGCGGTGCTGAAGTCGTTCGGACCACCGAAGATCGGTCCGTTCAACGGCACGGCGACGATCCGGCTGTTCATCTACTGATTCGCATGCGGCTTCGCGCCGCGCGTGGAATCGGGATAGGGGCGGTCAGTTAACCTGACCGATCCCCTCCCACACCACCCGGCATGCGGGTCCGCACCGGGCGGTTGGAATGGTTGAGGTTGCCGGGCTTGTGTTGCTCCCGACCCGACACCCAGGTTCGCTGTTGTCTGCTTCACCGAAACTGATTCCTCGCTGCCTGGGCCTGTCGGGCTTCACCCTATCCACCGTTCGGCGAGCTTCACTTACGCGAACATCTGAGGCTATTCACTTCCGAGAACCAGAGGGCTTGCCCTCCCATTCCTTCGGCCCTTCGCTGGCAGCTTTAGCCTTCCCGGCCACACCACCTCACTACTACGGCCTCTGCTGACTTCTCGCTCCGGTCTGCACCGTCGCCCTTTCAGGCACAAGGCGAGATCTCCCCAGGTAAGAACGCACTCCTTCATCGCACAACCGCCGTATTTACGCCGCTTCGCTTTGGTCACGAGAGCTTTGCGGTTTGTTGCCCGCTCGCCCTGCTCGGCAGCGCCTTCTATACGGTTCTTGTCCATCGGCTCGCGATTTACGCTCCACGCTTCCTCCCCACACTCGGTCGCCCTCATGCAGTTGCGCTTCACTTCATTCGCCATGACCAGCTTATGGCGGGACTTTCACCCGCAGGAGTGCGCCCATGCTGGGCGCACAACAAAAAAAGCGCCGGCATGCCGGCGCTTCGCGTGTACTGCGGGACGCTTATCGCACCCAGCGGCACACCTTGTGATGATGGTGTTCGAAGTGGCAAACGCGGTGCGGATGCGCTTCGGCGATGGCCGGCACCAGCACGGCGGCGGCGACGGCAGCGGCGGTCAGGGTTTTCAGTAGCGTTTTCATGTTGAGGTCCTGTTGTTGAGGATCGAGTCACACGGGAAGGGGAAGGGCGCTACCACTGCGGGCGCTGATCGTCGCGACGATCGTCTCGGCGGTCGTCATGTCCGCCGGGATGCTGCGCTTCCCAGTCGCGGCGCTCCCAGTAGCGATGTCCGTCCCAGTAACGATCGCCATGCCAGCCGATCGTGACTTCCGCCGGAGCGGGGTAGGCGACGCAGCCCGTCAGCATCACACTCGACAATGCACCCGCCATGACAGCCGATAACACGATGGTCTTCATGTTGTTCTCCCTTGGAAACGGCAATTCGATCGTACGAGCCCCATAAATTTCACGTGGTAATAAGTTGCTACGGCAAATGACAAGGGAGCCCGTTTCGTCAGGTCGATGAAAGCCCACCGCCGCGCCGCACGCGCGTCGCTTGCGCGGCGACCCGGCGCTTTGC
It encodes:
- a CDS encoding molecular chaperone — encoded protein: MNPSYSVSFLRRASCVLATAGALLAGAAQAAIVPDRTRVIFNEGEQAAIVTITNKSTTYPYLVQSWLEDANGNKITSPLMVVPPLQRVEANERNVLRIAKLPGTALPADRESVFYLNIREVPPKTDTPNALQIALHTQMKLFYRPKAVQPARDEDWTLPMTLRVDAAAHRLVFDNPTPYHVTVVDVSAGAQKTPVPMEPVMVSPMARAEVPFKAATPSTLFVTHIDDYGGQVAVEYACDAGACRSVKK
- a CDS encoding fimbria/pilus outer membrane usher protein; its protein translation is MLVVGSQSHATEFNSSFLSIDGASNVDLSQFSQADFTLPGEYMLDVQVNDLFYGLQSIEFVALDASGAGKPCLRPELVAQFGLKPSLLKDLPRLQGGRCVDLGAIEGATVRYLKGDGRLKITIPQAALEFTDSTYLPPDRWSEGIPGAMLDYRVIANTNRNFGAAGGQTNSVQAYGTVGANWDAWRFRGDYQAQSNVGNTVYADRTFRFSRLYAFRALPSIQSTVTFGDDYLSSDIFDTFALTGVSLRSDDRMLPPSLRGYAPLISGVARTNATVTVSQAGRVLYVTRVSPGAFALQNINTSVQGTLDVAVEEEDGSVQRFQVTTAAVPFLARTGQLRYKAAIGKPRLFGGAGITPFFGFGEAAYGLPFDVTVYGGFIAASGYTSIALGVGRDFGTFGALSADVTHARARLWWSGATRNGNSYRINYSKHFDGLDADVRFFGYRFSEREYTNFAQFSGDPTAYGLANSKQRYSATLSKRFGDTSTYFSYDQTTYWSRTSEQRVGLTLTRAFSIGALRNLNVSVSAFRTQSAGASGNQFSVTATLPIGGRHIVSSNLTTGNGSTSVNAGYLYDAADGRSYQVNAGATDGRASANASFRQRTSAYQLTAQASTVANAYAAASLEVDGSFVATQYGVAAHANGNAGDTRLLVSTDGVPDVPLSGTLAHTDSRGYAVLDGISPYNVYDAAVNVEKLPLEVQVTNPIQRMVLTDGAIGFVKFSAARGSNLYLTLTDPAGKPLPFGASVQDAANGKELGIVGEGGAAYLTQVQPKSSLAVRAGERTLCTIGTLPNQLQLEGTPIPVTCQTPGEPHAAAARDER
- a CDS encoding HHHH-motif protein, with product MKTLLKTLTAAAVAAAVLVPAIAEAHPHRVCHFEHHHHKVCRWVR
- a CDS encoding fimbrial protein, whose amino-acid sequence is MSGVRFNPGAIRLPAWLGWCAFVFCLMLAQPAWAVRCVANGGGTLLTESIGNVASYPTDAPDGYVIWVSPPRTTTGYCYKDLGGDMKTFGEWIYFYANPEQQNPAAWGLEIGIRYLGQDYFGRSSQPGDGVQTKTYVEPCTLSDAAVKAGRCEKFPLSITYQVVVRKRGNWVRPPSDIYAVFQFDGKGGLNYINPSFRYKLSGLQNLKPTPCIVDVKVTPEPGVVKFGQIQATGNGFSPTVPRKPFSVALTKQCNVAVRVDGYFETAQTVRNGLLVPEANSNFGIGIEDRSGKAIPFNEQFVLAQMPGNVNYQSVTLDAVLKSFGPPKIGPFNGTATIRLFIY